From Blattabacterium cuenoti, a single genomic window includes:
- a CDS encoding transketolase → MNVRYLKDLCIQVRRDILRMVNNAESGHPGGSLGCTEYFVALYQKIMRYNPKKFSINGKGEDLFFLSNGHISPVYYSILARSGFFSIQELSTFRKLNSRLQGHPTVYEGLPGIRISSGSLGQGMSVSIGAALSKKLDKELNSIIYSLHGDGELNEGQIWEAVLYAGSRKIDNYIATVDYNGQQIDGTTDEVLPLGNLKKKFESFDWMVLEELEGNNIEKVINILKKAKNETGKKKPILIILYTQMGYGVDFMVGNNAWHGKSPNKEELKKALYQLPETTLGDYTL, encoded by the coding sequence ATGAATGTACGTTATTTGAAAGATTTGTGTATTCAGGTGAGAAGAGATATTTTACGTATGGTCAACAACGCAGAATCAGGACATCCTGGTGGATCTTTGGGGTGTACAGAGTATTTTGTTGCTTTATATCAAAAAATAATGCGTTATAATCCCAAAAAATTTTCTATAAATGGAAAAGGAGAAGATCTTTTTTTCTTATCTAATGGACATATATCTCCTGTTTATTATAGTATATTAGCTCGTTCTGGTTTTTTTTCAATTCAAGAACTATCCACTTTTAGAAAATTAAACTCCCGTTTACAAGGACATCCAACTGTATATGAAGGACTTCCTGGAATACGAATTTCTTCTGGATCCTTAGGACAAGGAATGTCTGTGTCCATTGGAGCTGCTTTATCAAAAAAACTGGATAAAGAACTAAATAGTATTATTTACAGTTTACATGGAGATGGAGAACTAAATGAAGGACAAATTTGGGAAGCAGTTTTATATGCTGGTTCTAGAAAAATAGATAATTATATAGCCACTGTTGATTATAACGGACAACAAATAGATGGAACCACAGATGAAGTATTGCCTTTGGGCAATTTAAAAAAAAAATTTGAATCTTTTGATTGGATGGTTTTAGAAGAATTAGAAGGAAATAATATTGAAAAAGTGATTAATATTTTAAAAAAAGCTAAAAATGAAACTGGTAAAAAAAAACCTATTTTAATCATCTTGTATACTCAAATGGGATATGGTGTAGATTTTATGGTAGGAAATAATGCTTGGCATGGAAAATCTCCTAATAAAGAAGAATTAAAAAAAGCTTTATATCAGCTTCCTGAAACTACTTTAGGAGACTATACATTATAA
- the smpB gene encoding SsrA-binding protein SmpB, whose protein sequence is MSISNKKAKFRYHFLEYYIVGIQLFGTEVKSIRQNKANIMESFCQMKNGELYSINMFIDKYNFGTNYNHSIKRERKLLLKKQELIRINKKLNQPGVTMIPIELFINKKGYIKMKIVLAKGKKIYDKRESLRKKDFLRETKQSLKLKNRI, encoded by the coding sequence ATGAGTATTTCCAATAAAAAAGCAAAATTTAGATATCATTTTTTAGAATATTATATAGTTGGAATACAACTTTTTGGAACAGAAGTCAAATCAATAAGACAAAATAAGGCTAATATAATGGAAAGTTTTTGTCAAATGAAAAATGGGGAATTATATTCTATCAATATGTTCATAGATAAATATAATTTTGGGACAAATTATAATCATTCAATTAAAAGAGAAAGAAAATTATTATTAAAAAAACAAGAATTAATAAGAATAAATAAAAAATTAAATCAACCAGGGGTAACTATGATTCCCATAGAATTATTTATAAACAAAAAAGGATATATAAAAATGAAAATAGTTTTAGCCAAAGGAAAAAAAATATATGATAAACGTGAATCTTTGCGAAAAAAAGATTTTTTGAGAGAAACTAAACAATCTTTAAAATTAAAAAATCGTATTTAA
- a CDS encoding OmpA family protein codes for MKNVNFFIVALFAFLSFVFSQESKEKWFIRIGAHDINYYPMTSPFKGFLLKENNSFNPIISSIELEHNIKKHIGLYLDASLGMVNNPRWKIEKENNFFVKLSNGVNLYLLPHYRFDPYLRLGGGYHKFNNYLNRELRLSETKYFRTNKKNFFLLDGGLGLNLWLVSNFGINLQSTYNHVFAKQSRDYLNFWKHNVGLIFRFGNLKLDKINHEHKIVVETDQDNSSSIPSISVPKKEGIEVELEEKENKICCQEDSDHDGIVDQEDLCPNQFGLKKFKGCPDSDSDNIPDFEDKCPNKFGKKENQGCPDIIFNPIWFERGKFSLSHRSLRIINEIADIMINRIPNSKFYINGYTDANGKYSYNKVLSVKRAHSVFEALVSKGVSSSRIEVRGLGIEKKKGRRVEIIIRKY; via the coding sequence ATGAAAAACGTCAATTTTTTTATTGTTGCTTTATTCGCTTTTTTATCATTTGTGTTTTCTCAAGAATCGAAAGAAAAATGGTTTATTCGAATAGGAGCACATGATATTAATTATTATCCTATGACGTCTCCTTTTAAAGGGTTTCTTCTTAAAGAAAATAATAGTTTTAATCCCATTATTTCCAGTATAGAATTGGAACATAATATAAAGAAACACATAGGTTTGTATTTAGATGCTTCACTAGGAATGGTAAACAATCCCAGATGGAAAATAGAAAAAGAAAATAATTTTTTTGTGAAGTTAAGTAATGGAGTAAATTTGTATCTTTTACCTCATTACAGATTTGATCCTTATTTACGATTAGGAGGTGGTTATCATAAATTTAACAATTATCTCAACAGAGAATTGAGATTATCAGAAACAAAATATTTTAGAACAAATAAAAAGAACTTTTTTCTACTAGATGGAGGTTTAGGTTTAAATTTATGGTTGGTTTCTAACTTTGGAATCAATTTACAAAGTACTTATAATCATGTATTTGCAAAACAATCAAGAGATTATTTAAATTTTTGGAAACATAATGTGGGATTGATTTTTCGTTTTGGAAATTTAAAATTGGATAAAATTAATCATGAACATAAAATTGTAGTAGAAACTGATCAAGATAATTCTTCTTCTATTCCTTCTATTTCTGTTCCGAAAAAAGAAGGGATCGAAGTAGAACTAGAAGAAAAAGAAAATAAAATTTGTTGTCAAGAAGACTCAGACCATGATGGAATTGTAGATCAGGAAGATTTATGTCCAAATCAATTTGGGTTAAAGAAATTCAAGGGTTGTCCTGATTCAGATTCAGATAATATTCCGGATTTTGAAGATAAATGTCCTAACAAATTTGGAAAAAAAGAAAATCAAGGATGTCCTGATATAATTTTTAATCCTATTTGGTTTGAGAGAGGTAAATTTTCACTATCTCATCGTTCTTTAAGAATTATCAATGAAATCGCTGACATCATGATAAATCGTATTCCAAATTCTAAATTCTACATAAATGGATATACAGATGCTAATGGAAAATACTCCTATAATAAAGTATTATCTGTAAAAAGAGCTCATTCTGTATTTGAAGCTTTAGTTTCTAAAGGAGTTTCTTCTTCTAGGATAGAAGTTAGAGGATTAGGAATAGAAAAGAAAAAAGGACGACGTGTTGAAATCATAATACGAAAATATTAA
- the tatC gene encoding twin-arginine translocase subunit TatC — MNENKMPFWKHIEELRKHIIHCICAIIIITIILMNNRNIIFDHIIFGPAKTDFITYRIFQKLSNSFLGIHLNSFSFLYKNIEIQNRQIFGQFNIYIWTCFIGGIIVSFPYVFYEFWTFIKPALSDEEKKYSMWILIMVTFLFLLGIFFGYFILCPFLIHFGYSFKISNIPKNIFDLSDYISLIVHSVFSMGIIFLFPFFIFFFTKMELISYSFLKKYRKHAFLIMLIIASAITPGDILSTIIVLIPLLILYQVSIYISFYTKKKAS; from the coding sequence ATGAATGAAAATAAAATGCCGTTTTGGAAACATATTGAGGAATTAAGAAAACATATTATTCATTGTATTTGTGCAATAATCATTATAACAATTATTTTAATGAATAATAGAAATATTATATTTGATCATATTATTTTTGGTCCCGCAAAAACAGATTTTATTACTTACCGTATATTTCAAAAATTATCAAATTCATTTTTAGGCATTCATTTAAATTCTTTTTCTTTTTTATATAAAAATATAGAAATACAGAATAGACAAATATTTGGTCAATTCAATATTTATATATGGACTTGCTTTATAGGTGGAATTATTGTGTCTTTTCCTTATGTATTTTATGAATTTTGGACATTTATAAAACCGGCTCTTTCAGATGAAGAGAAAAAATATTCAATGTGGATATTGATTATGGTTACTTTTTTGTTTTTATTAGGGATTTTTTTTGGATATTTTATATTGTGTCCATTTTTAATTCATTTCGGATATTCTTTTAAAATAAGTAATATTCCAAAAAACATATTTGATTTATCGGATTATATTTCTTTAATTGTACATTCAGTATTTTCTATGGGAATTATTTTTTTATTTCCATTTTTTATATTTTTTTTTACCAAAATGGAATTAATTTCTTATTCGTTTTTAAAAAAATACAGAAAACATGCTTTTTTGATTATGTTGATTATAGCTTCTGCTATAACCCCTGGAGATATTTTAAGTACAATTATAGTTTTGATTCCTCTTTTAATACTTTATCAAGTGAGTATATATATCTCTTTTTATACAAAAAAAAAAGCCTCTTGA
- a CDS encoding redox-regulated ATPase YchF: MKCGIIGLPNTGKSTFFNLISNSKVLSENFPFSTIEPNYGITKVPDERLYELKKIIHPKKIIPSEIKIVDIAGLIKGSHKGEGLGNQFLSHIRETNVIIHMIRFFHNISVLHVEGSVNPIRDKEIIDMELQLKDLETIEKRLEKIIKKNSINKSKHILEKIFSFLKEGKNIRMYPFQDMEKKYIKNLQLLTIKPVIYICNIDNELNYQTNLHIENLKKIIKMENSTLVIFSLKNYSTGINEVLKETYKLLNLQSFFTVGKKEIRSWSIPNPCTAYEASSVIHSDFKKGFIRAQIIHYEDFIKYGSEENVKKAGKILLAGKNYVIQDGDIIYFRFNQ, from the coding sequence ATGAAATGTGGCATTATAGGACTACCAAATACAGGAAAATCTACATTTTTTAATCTTATTTCCAATTCTAAAGTTTTATCAGAAAACTTTCCTTTTTCTACTATAGAGCCTAATTATGGAATTACAAAAGTTCCAGATGAAAGACTGTACGAACTAAAAAAAATTATTCATCCCAAAAAAATAATTCCGTCCGAAATAAAAATAGTAGATATAGCTGGATTAATTAAAGGATCACATAAAGGAGAAGGTTTAGGAAATCAATTTTTATCTCATATTAGAGAAACAAATGTGATCATACACATGATACGCTTTTTTCACAATATCAGTGTTCTCCATGTAGAAGGATCTGTAAATCCAATTAGAGATAAAGAAATTATTGATATGGAATTACAGCTTAAAGATTTAGAAACGATAGAAAAAAGATTAGAAAAAATCATTAAAAAAAATTCAATTAATAAATCTAAACATATACTGGAAAAAATTTTTTCTTTTCTAAAAGAAGGAAAAAATATCAGAATGTATCCATTTCAAGATATGGAAAAGAAATACATAAAAAATTTACAATTACTAACGATTAAACCTGTTATTTACATATGTAATATAGATAATGAGTTAAATTATCAAACTAATTTACATATAGAAAATCTGAAAAAAATAATAAAAATGGAAAATTCTACTTTAGTAATTTTTTCATTGAAAAATTATTCTACAGGGATTAATGAAGTTCTAAAAGAAACTTACAAGTTATTAAACTTACAAAGTTTTTTTACAGTAGGAAAAAAAGAAATTCGATCTTGGTCAATTCCTAATCCATGTACAGCTTATGAGGCTTCTTCTGTTATTCATTCCGATTTTAAAAAAGGATTTATTCGGGCACAAATTATTCATTATGAAGATTTTATAAAATACGGATCTGAAGAAAATGTAAAAAAAGCAGGAAAAATATTATTGGCAGGAAAAAATTATGTAATTCAAGATGGAGATATTATTTATTTTCGATTTAATCAGTAA
- a CDS encoding zinc-binding metallopeptidase family protein, whose amino-acid sequence MNHYSYSINSNSIKFLEKYLNEFSPTGDENKGQKIWINYISSYVEKIKTDLYGTAVGIINPNSPYKLIIEAHVDEISWYVNYITEEGIIYVSRNGGSDHQIAPSKRVLIHTEKGFVHGVFGWPAIHTRKPLEEKSPSVDNLFVDIGVSSKVEAMNMGVHIGSIITYPNNFFVMNHNYFVSKALDNKIGGFIIAEVAKMLIKNQIDLKFGLYIVNSVQEEVGLKGAKMISKTIQPNIAIVTDVTHDTSTPMIDKKIQGDIKCGLGPVIGYAPSIHKNVRELIINTAHNKQIHFQRLVSSRYTGTDTDAFAYSNKGVLSALISIPLKYMHTTVEMVHKKDVEQTVLLIFETLQFINNHQSIFID is encoded by the coding sequence ATGAATCATTATTCATATTCAATTAATAGTAATTCTATTAAATTTCTTGAAAAATATTTGAATGAATTTTCTCCAACAGGAGATGAAAATAAAGGACAAAAAATATGGATAAACTATATTAGTTCTTATGTAGAAAAAATAAAAACCGATTTATATGGAACAGCTGTGGGGATCATTAATCCTAATTCTCCATACAAATTAATTATTGAAGCGCATGTTGATGAAATATCATGGTACGTCAATTATATCACAGAAGAAGGAATAATATATGTTTCTCGTAATGGAGGATCTGATCATCAAATTGCTCCATCTAAAAGAGTTCTTATTCATACAGAAAAAGGATTTGTTCATGGAGTATTTGGTTGGCCTGCTATTCATACAAGAAAACCTTTAGAAGAAAAATCTCCTAGTGTAGATAATTTATTTGTAGATATTGGTGTTTCCAGTAAAGTTGAAGCGATGAACATGGGCGTTCATATCGGTTCTATAATTACTTATCCTAATAATTTTTTTGTTATGAATCATAATTATTTTGTATCTAAAGCATTAGATAATAAAATAGGAGGTTTTATTATAGCAGAAGTAGCAAAAATGCTAATAAAAAATCAAATTGATTTAAAATTTGGATTATATATAGTAAATTCTGTTCAAGAAGAAGTGGGATTAAAAGGAGCTAAAATGATATCTAAAACTATACAACCCAATATAGCCATTGTTACAGATGTGACACATGATACTTCTACTCCTATGATTGATAAAAAAATACAAGGGGATATTAAATGTGGATTAGGTCCTGTTATTGGATATGCTCCTTCAATACATAAAAATGTTAGAGAATTGATTATTAATACTGCTCATAATAAACAAATACATTTTCAACGTTTAGTCTCATCTAGATATACGGGAACAGATACAGATGCTTTCGCTTATTCTAATAAAGGGGTGTTATCTGCTTTAATTTCTATTCCTCTTAAATATATGCATACTACAGTAGAAATGGTTCATAAAAAAGATGTAGAACAAACTGTATTGCTTATTTTTGAAACTTTACAATTCATTAATAATCATCAATCAATTTTTATTGATTGA
- the dapF gene encoding diaminopimelate epimerase: MELNFDKYQGTGNDFILIDSRQKKIENPFLFKRLCDRHFGVGADGIILIQNDDKYESDFYMKYCNSDGKESTMCGNGGRCAVSFAKKLGIIKNNKIYFRAIDGYHDGFIRDKDLISINLLDVDKNKIYVYPKYVFLNTGSPHHVLFVEKIKEKNVYQEGKKIRFKNPYLEKGVNVNFVEILEHNMLQVRTYERGVENETLSCGTGVVASVIAACETNKIKIKNNIGVILVHTFGGKLWVSFIKTKNEYKNVSLTGNVKFIFKGSIMMDDIIDDINKNK; encoded by the coding sequence ATGGAATTAAATTTTGATAAATATCAAGGAACGGGAAATGATTTTATACTTATAGATTCAAGACAAAAAAAAATAGAAAATCCTTTTTTATTCAAAAGATTGTGTGATAGACATTTTGGAGTTGGAGCAGATGGAATTATTTTGATTCAAAATGATGATAAATATGAAAGTGATTTTTATATGAAATATTGTAACTCTGATGGAAAAGAAAGTACTATGTGTGGAAATGGAGGAAGATGTGCTGTTTCTTTTGCTAAAAAATTAGGAATTATAAAAAATAATAAAATTTATTTTAGAGCTATAGATGGATATCATGATGGATTTATAAGAGATAAAGATTTAATTTCTATAAATTTGCTTGATGTAGATAAAAATAAAATATATGTTTATCCGAAATATGTGTTTTTAAATACAGGATCTCCACATCATGTTTTATTTGTAGAAAAAATAAAAGAAAAAAATGTATACCAAGAAGGAAAAAAAATTAGATTTAAAAATCCTTATTTAGAAAAAGGAGTTAATGTTAATTTTGTAGAAATACTTGAACATAATATGTTACAAGTTCGTACTTATGAAAGAGGAGTAGAAAATGAAACTTTGTCCTGTGGGACAGGAGTTGTAGCTTCTGTTATTGCTGCATGTGAAACAAATAAAATAAAAATAAAAAATAATATTGGAGTAATTTTAGTTCATACTTTTGGAGGAAAATTATGGGTTTCATTCATAAAAACAAAAAATGAATATAAAAATGTTTCCTTAACCGGAAATGTTAAATTTATATTTAAAGGATCCATCATGATGGACGATATTATTGACGACATAAATAAAAATAAATAA
- a CDS encoding Do family serine endopeptidase gives MKKIVFYIVLSSVMSSIVTIAAYKQYAKEESFLFPYTSSSTKTKLTSSDSSSLVSSAGLPDFTRVVSKTIHAVVNVKNYSKKYNNQFDPFDFFFGFPDDFGNHRGKKPQRNDIPGLHGSGVIISPDGYIVTNNHVIKDAEKIEITLNDQRTYKAKLIGTDNSTDIALLKINEKNLPFIYFSDSNKVQVGEWVLAIGNPFDLNSTVTAGIISAKNRSLGILRGETQSSIESFFQTDAAVNPGNSGGALINTNGELIGINTAISSASGNFIGYSFAAPSNLVSKVIQDIKKYGTVQRAYLGVRGMDLSKTEYLKAYNKETHQNIKSQQGFLIGEIFEKSGASDAGLKKGDIIKSIDGKSIQNIADLSFIVGTKHPGDKVKVNIIRNRQKKTFHVILKDLQGRTKIRTKEEITPSELLGAIFDPLSQEDKKDFGVDYGIRIREIRTGRLSAIGLEEGDIILSINGEKMKKPNDVDRVLKKYYGDVTIKSIKQNGQVYIAGFEMND, from the coding sequence ATGAAGAAAATAGTTTTTTATATTGTACTAAGCAGTGTTATGAGTTCAATAGTAACTATTGCTGCATATAAACAATACGCTAAAGAAGAATCTTTTTTGTTTCCATATACATCATCTTCAACAAAAACAAAGTTAACTTCATCTGATTCCTCATCATTAGTGAGTTCTGCAGGACTTCCTGATTTTACTAGAGTTGTATCAAAAACTATACATGCAGTAGTCAATGTAAAAAATTATTCAAAAAAATATAACAATCAGTTTGACCCATTTGATTTCTTTTTTGGTTTTCCCGATGATTTTGGAAATCATAGAGGGAAGAAACCTCAAAGAAATGATATTCCAGGACTTCATGGATCTGGTGTTATCATATCGCCTGATGGTTATATTGTTACTAATAACCATGTTATTAAAGATGCAGAAAAAATAGAAATCACGCTTAATGATCAAAGAACTTACAAAGCTAAATTAATAGGAACAGATAATAGTACCGATATAGCTTTATTAAAAATAAATGAAAAAAATTTACCTTTCATTTATTTTTCGGATTCTAATAAAGTACAAGTAGGAGAGTGGGTTCTAGCGATAGGAAATCCTTTTGATTTAAATTCTACAGTAACAGCCGGTATTATAAGTGCGAAAAATAGAAGTTTAGGAATATTAAGAGGAGAAACACAATCTTCTATAGAATCTTTTTTTCAAACAGATGCGGCTGTTAATCCTGGAAACAGTGGTGGAGCTTTAATCAATACAAATGGAGAATTAATTGGAATTAATACCGCGATTTCTTCAGCTTCAGGAAATTTTATAGGATATAGTTTTGCGGCACCTTCTAATTTGGTATCAAAAGTCATACAAGACATCAAAAAATACGGAACCGTACAACGTGCATATTTAGGAGTAAGAGGAATGGATCTTTCGAAAACAGAATATTTAAAAGCTTATAATAAAGAAACACATCAAAATATAAAATCACAACAGGGTTTTTTAATAGGAGAAATTTTTGAAAAAAGTGGAGCGTCAGATGCCGGACTTAAAAAAGGAGATATTATAAAAAGCATAGATGGAAAATCTATACAAAATATTGCAGATTTATCATTTATCGTGGGGACAAAACATCCAGGAGATAAAGTAAAAGTAAATATTATACGGAACAGACAGAAAAAGACTTTTCACGTTATTTTAAAAGATTTGCAAGGAAGGACAAAAATAAGAACCAAAGAAGAAATTACTCCATCTGAATTATTAGGGGCAATATTTGATCCCCTTAGTCAAGAGGATAAAAAAGATTTCGGAGTTGATTATGGTATTAGAATTAGAGAGATAAGAACAGGTCGTTTAAGTGCTATAGGGTTAGAAGAAGGTGACATTATTTTATCTATTAATGGGGAAAAAATGAAAAAACCTAATGATGTTGATAGAGTTCTCAAAAAATATTACGGAGATGTAACCATAAAATCTATTAAACAAAATGGACAAGTATATATAGCAGGATTTGAAATGAATGATTAG
- a CDS encoding LptF/LptG family permease, with product MKIIDRYIIRNFIVTFIFITVSLQLLSVIIDISQRMHRLENNQGSIKEALIFYYPFWSVWLMNTFSPISVFLSVIFFTSKLNHNSEIMAILSSGISFIRLTIPYLISSIMIGSVSLTINYYFLPVANKKKNQFHYQYLLSPKYKNKYEKNQPISAQISKNEYFFIRNFSKKENIGQECVYQKFNGKKLIYLLKSRNIFWSKKQKIYILFDYKETKIYKNHDFFITGDYKIIKFSITPKQFLPEEYIAETMNIHELKKFIDTEKNKINMNMHLNEYYQRTSLPFSTLIFTILGLSISTKRKKGEIAYNMIIGMALAFFYIFFIEITKIYSNKDYIPSYLAVWIPNIVYGIITLFFYWNRSIN from the coding sequence ATGAAGATTATTGATCGTTATATAATTCGAAATTTCATCGTGACTTTTATATTTATTACGGTTTCACTTCAATTATTATCTGTAATTATAGACATATCTCAACGTATGCATCGTTTAGAGAATAATCAAGGATCAATTAAAGAAGCTTTAATTTTTTATTATCCTTTTTGGTCTGTATGGTTAATGAATACTTTTTCTCCTATTTCCGTTTTTTTATCTGTGATTTTTTTTACATCTAAATTAAACCATAATTCAGAAATTATGGCAATTCTATCAAGTGGAATTAGTTTTATCAGATTAACAATTCCTTATTTGATATCATCTATTATGATCGGATCTGTTTCTTTAACAATAAATTATTATTTTTTACCTGTAGCTAACAAAAAAAAAAATCAATTTCATTATCAATATTTATTAAGTCCAAAATATAAAAATAAATATGAAAAAAATCAACCGATTAGTGCTCAAATTTCTAAAAATGAATATTTTTTTATTAGAAATTTTTCAAAAAAAGAAAATATAGGACAGGAATGTGTATATCAAAAATTTAATGGAAAAAAATTGATATACCTACTAAAATCTAGAAATATTTTTTGGTCTAAAAAACAGAAAATATATATTCTCTTTGATTACAAAGAAACTAAAATTTATAAAAATCACGATTTTTTTATTACAGGAGATTATAAAATTATAAAATTTTCTATAACCCCTAAACAATTTTTACCAGAAGAATATATAGCAGAAACTATGAATATTCATGAATTAAAAAAATTTATTGATACGGAAAAAAATAAAATAAATATGAATATGCATTTAAACGAATATTATCAAAGAACAAGTTTGCCTTTTTCTACTTTAATATTCACTATTTTGGGATTATCTATATCAACAAAAAGAAAAAAAGGAGAAATAGCTTATAACATGATTATAGGTATGGCGTTAGCTTTTTTTTACATTTTTTTTATAGAAATTACAAAAATATATTCCAACAAGGATTATATTCCTTCTTATTTGGCAGTTTGGATTCCAAATATAGTTTATGGAATAATTACATTATTTTTTTATTGGAATAGAAGTATCAACTAA
- the tgt gene encoding tRNA guanosine(34) transglycosylase Tgt has protein sequence MKFNLIKSDIYSKARIGILETDHGKIETPIFMPVASKGFVKSVPIHELEKIYKIILGNTYHLYFQPGIEILHQAGGIHSFLNWNGSILTDSGGFQIFSMKKLNKIIEDGVIFKSIINGSLHFFSPEKSMKIQRFIGGDIIMAFDDCPPFPCSYIEAKKSVKKTHRWLKKCYSYLQNHSEIYNYKQSFFPIVQGSIYNDLRKSSAEEVSLLEAEGYAIGGLSLGEQKEQTYSIIDLLTDILPKKKPRYLMGIGNPIDILEGIALGIDMFDCVIPTRNGRHGTLFTWKGIMNIKNKKWEKDYSCLDEFGNSYVDKFYSKSYVRHLFLSRENLGKEIASIHNLSFYFHLIQTAKINIMHNKFFSWKKSIIPLLQERL, from the coding sequence ATGAAATTTAATTTAATAAAATCTGATATCTATTCAAAAGCAAGAATAGGAATTTTAGAAACAGATCATGGTAAAATAGAAACTCCTATTTTCATGCCAGTCGCTTCAAAAGGTTTTGTAAAATCTGTACCTATACATGAACTTGAAAAAATATATAAAATAATACTTGGAAATACATATCACCTATATTTTCAACCCGGTATTGAAATATTACATCAAGCTGGAGGAATTCATTCTTTTCTAAATTGGAATGGATCTATCTTAACAGATAGTGGAGGTTTTCAAATTTTTTCTATGAAAAAATTAAACAAAATTATTGAAGATGGAGTTATATTTAAGTCTATTATAAATGGATCTCTTCATTTTTTTTCTCCTGAAAAATCCATGAAAATTCAACGTTTTATTGGTGGAGATATTATTATGGCTTTCGATGATTGCCCTCCTTTTCCATGTAGTTATATAGAAGCTAAAAAATCGGTCAAAAAAACACATCGTTGGCTAAAAAAATGTTATTCTTATTTACAAAATCATTCAGAAATATATAATTATAAACAGAGTTTTTTTCCTATTGTACAAGGAAGTATTTATAACGATCTAAGAAAATCTTCTGCAGAAGAAGTCTCTTTGTTAGAAGCAGAAGGGTATGCTATAGGAGGGTTAAGTTTAGGAGAACAAAAAGAACAAACATATAGTATTATTGATTTATTAACGGATATTTTACCTAAAAAAAAACCTCGATATTTAATGGGAATAGGAAATCCTATAGATATTTTGGAAGGAATAGCCCTTGGGATAGATATGTTTGATTGCGTCATCCCTACAAGAAATGGACGTCATGGGACATTATTTACGTGGAAAGGAATCATGAATATCAAAAACAAAAAATGGGAAAAAGATTATTCTTGTTTAGATGAATTTGGAAATTCTTATGTAGATAAATTTTATAGTAAATCTTATGTAAGACATCTTTTTTTATCTAGAGAAAATCTAGGAAAAGAAATAGCTTCTATTCATAATCTTTCTTTTTATTTTCATCTTATTCAAACAGCAAAAATTAACATTATGCACAATAAGTTTTTTTCTTGGAAAAAATCAATTATTCCTTTGTTACAAGAACGTTTATAA